The proteins below are encoded in one region of Paenibacillus albus:
- a CDS encoding class I SAM-dependent methyltransferase has protein sequence MPSSRLEEIRLKEKLYHDEFYENVKLFTQDTWLQKPVKTVMDTYELLTGKDNAQLLDLGCGVGRNSIPLAQRLEGNEGKVVCVDFLESAIRHLRVNAEQFGVADKLELIQSDISELHINAGSYDYIISVSALEHLDSISSFHRVLETLQHGTKEQGIHCFIINANVQETEIDTGIPLHPMFELLFRTEELIRTLRDKYADWTILRESAARFSLEIQRDEKRVLLQSDVVTWIARKS, from the coding sequence ATGCCATCTAGTCGACTTGAGGAAATTCGGTTGAAGGAAAAGCTCTATCATGACGAATTCTATGAGAACGTTAAATTGTTTACACAAGATACTTGGCTGCAAAAGCCCGTCAAAACCGTTATGGATACCTATGAGCTGCTCACTGGCAAAGACAATGCCCAATTGCTCGATCTAGGCTGCGGAGTCGGAAGGAATAGCATACCGTTGGCGCAACGGCTGGAGGGGAATGAAGGCAAGGTGGTCTGTGTTGATTTTCTCGAATCGGCCATTCGCCATTTAAGAGTAAATGCGGAGCAATTCGGCGTTGCTGACAAGCTGGAGCTAATTCAATCCGATATAAGCGAGCTTCATATAAACGCGGGGAGCTATGATTATATTATCAGTGTTTCTGCACTTGAACATTTGGACTCTATCAGCTCCTTCCATCGCGTTCTGGAAACTTTACAGCACGGTACGAAGGAACAAGGCATCCATTGTTTCATTATAAACGCGAACGTTCAGGAAACGGAGATCGATACCGGCATACCTCTTCATCCGATGTTTGAACTATTGTTTAGGACGGAGGAGCTCATCCGCACCTTACGTGACAAATATGCAGACTGGACGATCTTGAGGGAAAGCGCTGCCAGATTCTCGCTCGAGATTCAAAGAGATGAGAAGCGCGTTCTTCTGCAAAGCGACGTCGTCACTTGGATCGCCCGGAAGAGCTGA
- a CDS encoding BMP family lipoprotein — MKKGFLLVAALILLSSLFVGCSKNDNSASSNGNKNAAANAGTNEGNTTADAPKKKVALVLPEKIGVNAFFVQMDEGFKKAGKEFNVDVKTIESTDPAAFEQNLRATVAENYDMIITATFQAEDALKKVAAENPDKPFAIIDTVVDLPNVRSVVFREYEASYLLGAAAGLTTKTNKVGMVVAIDAPLLKKYTVGFQEGLKYTNPNAEMLVNYVGGFTDPAKAKELALLQFSKGADFIAGASAVGDLGVFEAAKEKGFHTSGQDIDNTGVDPEHVVLAQLKSTDTVAYETVKSFVNGDFKFGAVDYGLKEDGVGLTYVTRDSQTPLNAFVGQANIDKLKTIKDDIVSGKLVVKNPLAQ; from the coding sequence ATGAAAAAAGGGTTTTTGCTAGTCGCAGCACTTATTTTATTGTCTTCGTTGTTCGTCGGATGTTCCAAGAATGACAATTCTGCTTCCAGTAACGGAAACAAGAATGCAGCAGCGAATGCTGGCACGAATGAAGGTAATACAACAGCTGACGCGCCTAAGAAGAAGGTTGCACTCGTGCTGCCAGAGAAAATCGGCGTTAACGCGTTCTTCGTACAGATGGACGAGGGCTTCAAGAAAGCTGGTAAAGAATTCAACGTGGATGTGAAGACGATCGAATCGACAGACCCTGCCGCATTCGAACAGAATCTTCGCGCTACAGTTGCGGAGAACTACGATATGATTATCACAGCTACGTTCCAAGCGGAAGATGCGCTGAAGAAAGTTGCTGCCGAGAATCCGGACAAGCCTTTCGCAATTATCGATACCGTAGTTGATCTGCCTAACGTTCGCAGCGTTGTATTCCGTGAGTATGAAGCTTCTTACTTGCTCGGAGCAGCTGCTGGTCTTACAACTAAGACGAACAAAGTCGGTATGGTCGTAGCTATCGACGCACCGCTTCTGAAGAAATATACAGTTGGCTTCCAAGAAGGCTTGAAATATACGAATCCGAATGCAGAGATGCTCGTGAACTACGTTGGCGGATTTACTGACCCAGCGAAAGCGAAAGAGCTTGCCTTGCTGCAATTCTCCAAAGGCGCTGACTTCATTGCCGGCGCATCCGCTGTAGGCGACCTTGGCGTGTTCGAAGCGGCGAAAGAGAAAGGCTTCCACACTTCCGGCCAAGACATCGACAACACTGGCGTTGACCCAGAGCACGTTGTACTTGCACAGCTGAAAAGTACAGATACTGTCGCTTACGAAACGGTTAAATCGTTCGTGAACGGCGACTTCAAATTCGGAGCCGTTGATTACGGTTTGAAGGAAGACGGCGTTGGTCTTACTTATGTAACGCGCGACAGCCAAACTCCGCTTAACGCGTTCGTTGGTCAAGCGAACATCGATAAGCTGAAAACAATTAAAGATGATATCGTATCGGGTAAACTTGTTGTGAAGAACCCGCTAGCTCAATAA
- a CDS encoding ABC transporter ATP-binding protein, translating into MLLNMENISKSYGPVRANTDINFTLGKGEIHALVGENGAGKTTLMRILYGMEKPTSGTVLVNGKPQSFATPADAISSGIGMVHQHFMLFPSFTVAENIVIGQEPGKWSGFDRKAAAAAVEKLSKQYGMPVDPHKKVETCSLGVQQRVEILKVLYQGADIIILDEPTGVLTPLEVKELLVSIKRLASQGKSFIIISHKLQEIMEVADRITVLRDGRVTGVVDAKNTDIEQISRLMVGRDLVQMERSAPKLGAPVLEVRALSVPGDRGKPLVDDASFKVHAGEIVGVAGISGNGQSELIGAIAGLQEASSGQVMLAGQDVTGAPVRNIRELGLAHIPEDRYQWGAAKDATVVENGLMGHARQQQRSGIMRGRSIRKMVEGWVKRFEVKTGSLDTKVQFLSGGNLQKLIAARELAQGTPFLIAAEPTRGVDVGAMEMIHGELLKRRDEQGAILLVSSELTEILKLSDRILVMNEGRIVGELAADEATEEQISLLMAGGKRH; encoded by the coding sequence ATGTTGTTGAATATGGAGAACATATCCAAGTCATATGGTCCTGTAAGGGCGAATACAGACATTAATTTCACGCTTGGCAAAGGCGAGATTCATGCGCTCGTCGGCGAGAACGGCGCTGGCAAAACAACGCTGATGCGTATTCTCTATGGCATGGAGAAGCCGACGAGCGGCACCGTTCTCGTAAACGGGAAGCCGCAGTCCTTCGCTACGCCGGCAGATGCGATATCGAGCGGGATCGGCATGGTACACCAGCATTTCATGCTGTTCCCCTCCTTCACGGTCGCAGAGAATATCGTGATCGGACAAGAACCGGGCAAGTGGAGCGGATTCGACCGTAAGGCAGCAGCTGCTGCGGTAGAGAAGCTGTCCAAGCAATACGGTATGCCGGTTGATCCGCATAAGAAGGTAGAGACATGCTCGCTTGGCGTCCAGCAGCGAGTCGAAATATTGAAGGTGCTGTATCAAGGCGCGGACATCATCATTCTCGATGAGCCGACAGGCGTACTGACACCGCTTGAAGTGAAGGAACTGCTCGTCTCGATTAAGCGTCTGGCAAGCCAAGGGAAGAGCTTCATCATTATCAGTCATAAGCTGCAGGAAATCATGGAAGTGGCGGACCGCATTACCGTTCTGCGCGATGGTCGCGTGACCGGTGTCGTTGATGCGAAGAACACGGACATTGAACAGATTTCGCGGCTGATGGTTGGCCGTGATTTGGTTCAGATGGAGCGCAGTGCGCCGAAGCTTGGGGCACCGGTGCTGGAAGTAAGAGCGCTCTCTGTGCCAGGTGATCGAGGCAAGCCGTTAGTAGATGACGCTAGCTTCAAGGTACATGCAGGCGAGATTGTCGGCGTAGCAGGCATCTCGGGCAACGGCCAGTCAGAGCTGATTGGTGCGATTGCGGGTCTGCAAGAAGCGAGCAGCGGACAAGTCATGCTTGCCGGACAAGACGTGACCGGAGCTCCAGTGCGGAATATACGCGAGCTCGGACTCGCGCATATTCCCGAAGACCGCTATCAATGGGGGGCGGCGAAGGATGCGACTGTCGTCGAGAATGGCCTCATGGGCCATGCCCGCCAGCAGCAGCGCTCCGGCATCATGCGTGGACGCAGCATCCGCAAGATGGTCGAAGGCTGGGTGAAGCGCTTCGAGGTGAAGACAGGCTCGCTCGATACGAAGGTACAGTTTCTATCCGGCGGGAACTTGCAGAAGCTGATCGCAGCGCGCGAGCTTGCGCAAGGTACGCCGTTTCTGATCGCTGCTGAACCGACGCGCGGCGTCGATGTCGGCGCGATGGAGATGATCCACGGCGAGCTGCTGAAGCGGCGCGACGAGCAAGGAGCGATCCTGCTCGTCTCCTCCGAGCTGACAGAAATCCTGAAGCTGTCCGACCGCATTCTCGTTATGAATGAAGGACGAATCGTTGGAGAATTGGCGGCGGATGAAGCGACAGAAGAGCAAATTAGTTTATTAATGGCAGGAGGCAAGCGGCATTGA
- a CDS encoding ABC transporter permease, whose amino-acid sequence MGALVQPVIAILLGLVIGAIAIAIVGGDIAQTYTEMWKGAFGSFYFFTNTLSRATPIILIGLGTTLAFRAGFFNLGAEGQMILGGLCAAITALYLPGPGWVKMIAAIISGIVAGGIWSAFAGWMDAKFRMNLLITTLLLNYIASLFAGYLVSYPLKDNTGSAAMAQTEMIEHSAWLPKLFHGMSLHAGFLLAVIGAVVLYLFMKFTVSGYEVRMLGSNPLFAAYGGVQRGKLMLFSMIASGGFAGLAGAVEVLGTQYRYLDGSLSTPGYAWSGIMATLLAGSHPLGTAAAALLLAALQTGGMGVERNTEVPLEIASVIQATLILFVSAKISYSFIKRKKAGAQDGSIA is encoded by the coding sequence ATGGGCGCGCTCGTTCAGCCTGTTATTGCAATCCTGCTTGGTCTAGTGATCGGCGCGATTGCGATTGCAATCGTTGGCGGCGACATTGCGCAGACGTATACCGAGATGTGGAAAGGCGCTTTCGGCAGCTTCTACTTCTTCACGAATACATTGTCCCGCGCTACTCCGATTATTCTGATCGGCCTTGGCACGACACTCGCCTTCCGCGCTGGCTTCTTCAATCTCGGAGCAGAAGGCCAGATGATTCTCGGCGGCTTATGCGCCGCGATTACAGCACTCTATCTGCCTGGTCCTGGCTGGGTGAAGATGATCGCAGCGATCATCTCCGGCATCGTCGCAGGCGGCATCTGGTCTGCATTCGCAGGCTGGATGGACGCGAAGTTCCGAATGAATCTACTTATTACGACGCTCCTTCTCAACTATATCGCATCGCTGTTTGCTGGCTATCTGGTCTCCTATCCGCTCAAGGATAATACCGGCTCGGCGGCGATGGCGCAGACGGAGATGATTGAGCACAGCGCATGGCTGCCGAAGCTTTTCCATGGCATGAGCCTTCACGCAGGATTCCTGCTCGCGGTGATCGGAGCTGTGGTGCTCTACTTGTTTATGAAATTTACGGTTAGCGGTTATGAAGTGCGCATGCTAGGCAGCAATCCTCTGTTCGCTGCTTACGGCGGCGTACAGCGCGGCAAGCTCATGCTCTTTAGTATGATTGCAAGCGGCGGCTTCGCCGGACTTGCCGGCGCGGTGGAAGTGCTCGGCACGCAGTACCGCTACCTCGACGGCTCGCTGTCGACGCCAGGCTATGCTTGGTCCGGGATTATGGCAACGCTGCTCGCAGGCTCCCATCCGCTTGGCACAGCGGCAGCTGCGCTGCTGCTGGCTGCGCTGCAAACCGGCGGCATGGGCGTCGAGCGGAACACGGAAGTGCCGCTGGAGATCGCAAGCGTGATCCAGGCGACGCTTATCCTGTTCGTCTCGGCGAAGATCAGCTATTCCTTCATTAAACGCAAGAAAGCGGGGGCTCAAGATGGATCAATTGCTTGA
- a CDS encoding ABC transporter permease yields MDQLLDVSLFNSALRMVTPILLAALGGAICSRAGLFNVGLEGLVLFGAFFGIVGNYLTGNVWLSVLFAVVCVMLFSLIFGYLSIHLKANAIIVGISMNFLALGLTSFCLRAIFHVKGAYYDKDMKGLPQLDIPLIKDIPWVGGIISGHSPLVYVAIVLVFVFQYFLFRTVRGFRLLAVGENPVAAKSLGIKVTRIQYGAVLISGLLCGLAGAQLSLGQVTMFTENMISGRGFIALVATMLGQSNPLGVAASSMLFGFMDAISIRLQGFSMPTNFTNMLPYVVTLVMMFFFKNKSYVQEARKANESSR; encoded by the coding sequence ATGGATCAATTGCTTGATGTGTCGCTGTTTAATTCAGCGCTGCGGATGGTTACTCCCATCCTGCTGGCCGCGCTTGGCGGCGCGATCTGTTCACGTGCAGGACTGTTCAATGTTGGACTTGAGGGCCTCGTGCTCTTCGGAGCTTTCTTCGGCATCGTAGGTAACTACTTGACGGGCAACGTATGGCTGTCTGTGTTGTTTGCGGTCGTATGCGTCATGTTATTTTCGCTCATATTCGGCTATTTAAGCATTCATCTGAAGGCGAACGCCATTATCGTCGGTATATCAATGAACTTCCTTGCACTTGGGCTTACATCGTTCTGCTTGAGGGCGATCTTCCATGTGAAAGGCGCGTACTACGATAAAGATATGAAAGGCTTGCCGCAGCTCGATATTCCGCTTATAAAGGATATACCGTGGGTCGGCGGCATCATTTCGGGTCATTCACCGCTTGTTTATGTTGCCATTGTGCTCGTGTTCGTGTTTCAATATTTCTTGTTTAGAACGGTTAGAGGCTTCCGCTTGCTTGCCGTCGGGGAGAACCCGGTAGCTGCAAAGAGTCTCGGGATCAAAGTGACACGCATCCAATACGGAGCAGTGCTCATCTCCGGCTTGCTCTGCGGCCTCGCAGGCGCGCAGCTGTCGCTTGGACAAGTGACGATGTTTACGGAGAACATGATCTCCGGCCGCGGCTTCATCGCACTCGTGGCGACGATGCTGGGGCAATCGAATCCGCTCGGCGTTGCAGCTTCGAGCATGCTGTTCGGGTTCATGGATGCAATCAGCATCCGTCTGCAAGGCTTCTCGATGCCGACGAATTTCACGAATATGCTGCCTTACGTCGTGACGCTTGTGATGATGTTCTTCTTCAAGAACAAGAGCTATGTGCAGGAAGCGCGCAAAGCCAACGAAAGCTCCAGATAA
- a CDS encoding sulfite oxidase-like oxidoreductase, which yields MHNKAQRLKNARVVEIDPNLDPALARRLPPGQALTERFPILHEGEVPQYDLDAWTFRVFGEVEKELTFSLEQLKAMKQTDVVTDIHCVTRWSKFDTKWEGILFKDLLPLLGVKPEARYVMVHADNDYDTNVPLEDLIRDDVMLAFMFDGQPLTPKHGFPVRLVVPHLYFWKSAKWIRGFEFMKEDRPGFWERNGFHNVADPFREERFSGEDLGLPEDLWVDVDYD from the coding sequence TTGCATAATAAAGCGCAACGTTTGAAGAACGCGAGAGTTGTGGAGATAGATCCGAATTTGGATCCGGCACTGGCACGTCGCCTCCCGCCTGGTCAGGCGCTGACCGAGCGGTTCCCGATTCTGCATGAGGGTGAAGTACCGCAGTACGATCTGGATGCATGGACATTTCGTGTGTTCGGAGAAGTAGAGAAGGAGCTTACCTTCTCACTCGAGCAGCTGAAGGCGATGAAGCAAACGGATGTCGTTACCGATATTCACTGCGTAACGCGCTGGTCGAAGTTCGATACGAAGTGGGAAGGCATTCTGTTCAAAGACCTGCTGCCGCTCCTTGGCGTAAAGCCGGAAGCGCGTTATGTGATGGTTCACGCGGATAATGACTATGATACGAACGTTCCGCTCGAGGACCTTATTCGCGATGACGTGATGTTAGCGTTCATGTTCGATGGACAGCCGCTGACGCCGAAGCATGGCTTCCCTGTCCGTCTCGTTGTACCGCATTTGTATTTCTGGAAGAGCGCCAAGTGGATACGTGGATTCGAATTTATGAAGGAAGACCGTCCTGGTTTCTGGGAACGCAACGGCTTCCACAATGTGGCTGACCCGTTCCGCGAAGAACGGTTCTCTGGCGAGGACCTTGGCCTGCCGGAAGATTTATGGGTGGATGTGGATTACGACTAA
- a CDS encoding nucleoside phosphorylase, with the protein MTLMPILQIHTEDAAEYAIVCGDPNRAALIAAKLDNVRELAFSREYRTFTGEAQGVRILVTSHGVGSAGAAVCFEELIRAGVKTLIRVGTAGSYSEDHPAGSLIVSTAAVRAEGLTRGLVPDGYPAVGDGDVVSALYASALEQGGIVKKGLTVSLDVFFAGVEEVPHRKWKQAGVLAVEMEIAALYVVASLRGARAGAIVALDGYADSDLAAVYDPHTNVVADAVEREIQAALGAIVKLAGAEQA; encoded by the coding sequence ATGACTCTTATGCCGATCTTGCAAATTCATACCGAGGACGCCGCTGAGTACGCGATTGTATGCGGCGATCCGAACCGTGCTGCTCTCATTGCAGCTAAGCTCGACAACGTTAGAGAGCTTGCATTCAGCCGCGAATATCGCACGTTTACTGGCGAAGCCCAGGGCGTGCGCATTCTCGTCACAAGCCACGGCGTAGGCTCCGCCGGTGCAGCGGTATGCTTTGAGGAGCTAATACGCGCAGGCGTGAAGACGTTGATCCGCGTCGGCACAGCTGGCTCCTATTCCGAAGATCATCCGGCTGGCAGCCTCATCGTCAGCACCGCAGCGGTTCGCGCGGAAGGGTTGACCCGCGGACTCGTGCCTGACGGCTATCCGGCAGTCGGCGACGGCGATGTTGTATCCGCACTTTACGCTTCGGCGCTGGAGCAGGGCGGCATCGTCAAGAAAGGGCTGACCGTCTCGCTTGACGTCTTCTTCGCGGGCGTGGAGGAAGTTCCGCACCGTAAGTGGAAGCAAGCAGGCGTGCTCGCGGTCGAGATGGAAATCGCAGCGCTATATGTTGTTGCTTCGCTTCGCGGCGCACGAGCTGGTGCAATCGTAGCGCTGGACGGCTATGCGGACAGCGATCTCGCGGCTGTGTATGATCCGCACACGAATGTCGTTGCGGATGCGGTCGAGCGCGAGATTCAGGCTGCGCTTGGCGCAATCGTGAAGCTTGCTGGCGCTGAACAAGCTTAA
- a CDS encoding DUF6492 family protein: MAVKIDVLIPAIEKDLTTLPYVINAVRKQVKHPIGRIHIVSPNRSRIIAMCKRKGVHFVNENTVLPITKSDINYRSKRWERSGWLFQQLLKLGGDKLCSSKYFLTIDADTVLIRPHVFRTAGGKTVFYSRNWSQPEYFRTYRRLMGKKRSAPRSLVAHYMLFEKSKLRQMKRMIAAKHGTSWYRAIIRSMDRTKQFAFSEFETYGNYVYSGNPKSVQLRKTMNRSFNMSISQMSQKQMQALSRKYRSLSFHKRKGYSRKGKATSKRR, encoded by the coding sequence TTGGCTGTGAAGATAGATGTGCTCATTCCGGCAATAGAGAAGGACCTGACGACTCTGCCCTATGTGATCAATGCTGTCCGCAAGCAAGTGAAGCATCCGATTGGCCGTATCCACATCGTATCGCCGAACCGGTCCCGAATCATCGCGATGTGCAAGCGCAAAGGCGTCCATTTCGTGAATGAGAATACGGTGCTGCCGATTACGAAGAGCGATATCAATTACCGTTCCAAGCGGTGGGAGCGCTCGGGCTGGCTGTTCCAGCAGCTGCTGAAGCTGGGCGGCGATAAGCTGTGCAGCTCGAAGTACTTCCTGACGATCGACGCCGATACGGTGCTCATTCGTCCGCATGTGTTCCGGACCGCCGGCGGCAAGACCGTATTTTACAGCCGCAATTGGAGTCAGCCGGAATATTTTCGCACCTATCGCAGGCTGATGGGTAAGAAGCGGTCCGCCCCAAGATCGCTGGTGGCCCACTATATGCTGTTCGAGAAGTCGAAGCTGCGGCAGATGAAGCGAATGATCGCAGCCAAACACGGCACAAGCTGGTACCGGGCCATTATTCGGAGCATGGACCGCACGAAGCAGTTTGCTTTCTCCGAGTTTGAAACATATGGGAACTACGTGTACTCGGGCAATCCGAAGAGCGTGCAGCTGCGCAAGACGATGAACCGCAGCTTCAATATGAGCATCTCGCAGATGTCGCAGAAGCAGATGCAGGCACTTTCGCGCAAATATCGCTCGCTCTCCTTCCATAAGCGCAAAGGCTATTCAAGAAAAGGAAAGGCAACGTCGAAGAGACGCTAA
- a CDS encoding sugar phosphate nucleotidyltransferase, whose translation MRIVLLCGGSGKRLWPLSNELRSKIFLKLLPTPNAGSAESAKESMIQRVCRQLEEAGLLAFASVVAHQRQEEITQHHIGNRIPFIAEPHRRGTFNAIALAAAYLHAKQLAELEETICVIPADLHADVDFLSMLCQFPSVLAASGAELALLGVAPGHSSTQFGYIVPASDSCSESESDSGSPASPADYAMVEQFTEKPDERTAEQLINRGAMWNCGIFAFSLKFILEMMVRKGLPTDYDELLACYEQLHEQSFDVEVVEKAVSAAVIPYHGEWRDLGDWNVLPHYLGGSNTIGAGTVSDDSAGTHIVNELQQPIHVIGVPNIIVAASADGILVARKEAANRIKSLRHEGQQLMYGEESWGSYRVLNYSPQGQKPQTLTRLIELLPLKATSYHAHMLREECWTILSGTGEFILEAISRQVQAGDMLRIPAGAKHAIRAWSALKYMEVQIGRELDEGDVFQSPLDAEWDNGQGGLAQP comes from the coding sequence TTGCGAATTGTTCTGCTGTGCGGCGGCTCGGGGAAGCGGCTATGGCCATTATCAAATGAACTTCGATCCAAAATCTTCTTAAAGCTGCTTCCAACCCCGAACGCCGGCAGCGCGGAGTCAGCCAAGGAGTCGATGATACAGCGAGTGTGCCGGCAGCTGGAGGAAGCTGGACTGCTGGCCTTTGCTTCCGTTGTGGCGCATCAGCGTCAGGAGGAAATTACGCAGCATCATATCGGCAATCGTATTCCTTTCATCGCGGAGCCGCATCGGCGCGGGACATTCAATGCGATTGCGCTAGCTGCAGCGTATTTGCATGCGAAGCAGCTTGCAGAGCTGGAGGAGACGATCTGCGTCATACCAGCCGATCTGCATGCAGATGTAGATTTTCTGAGCATGCTGTGCCAGTTTCCTTCCGTCCTTGCGGCGTCTGGAGCGGAGCTGGCCTTGCTCGGCGTGGCGCCGGGACATTCCTCTACGCAATTCGGTTATATTGTTCCCGCGTCCGATTCCTGTTCCGAATCCGAATCCGATTCCGGCTCGCCCGCCTCTCCTGCAGATTACGCAATGGTCGAGCAGTTCACCGAGAAACCTGATGAACGGACTGCGGAGCAGCTCATCAACCGCGGCGCGATGTGGAACTGCGGAATATTCGCCTTTTCGCTCAAGTTCATACTAGAAATGATGGTGCGAAAAGGGCTGCCGACGGACTATGACGAGCTGCTAGCCTGCTACGAGCAGCTTCACGAGCAGAGCTTCGATGTCGAGGTCGTGGAGAAGGCTGTATCGGCAGCGGTAATTCCCTATCACGGAGAGTGGAGAGATTTAGGCGATTGGAATGTGCTCCCGCATTACTTGGGCGGATCGAACACAATAGGAGCGGGAACGGTCTCCGACGACTCAGCGGGTACGCATATCGTCAATGAGCTGCAGCAGCCCATTCATGTCATCGGTGTGCCGAACATTATTGTCGCAGCCAGCGCGGATGGCATACTTGTCGCTCGCAAGGAGGCGGCGAACCGGATCAAGTCGCTGCGCCATGAAGGCCAGCAGCTGATGTATGGCGAGGAGAGTTGGGGCAGCTACCGGGTCCTCAATTATTCGCCGCAAGGGCAAAAGCCCCAGACGCTGACAAGATTAATCGAGCTGCTGCCGCTTAAGGCTACAAGCTACCATGCGCATATGCTGCGGGAGGAATGCTGGACGATTCTATCTGGTACGGGGGAATTCATTCTGGAAGCGATCAGTCGTCAGGTGCAAGCCGGGGACATGCTTCGTATCCCTGCCGGTGCGAAGCATGCGATACGGGCATGGTCAGCGCTTAAATATATGGAAGTTCAGATCGGTAGAGAGCTGGATGAAGGCGATGTGTTTCAGTCTCCGCTTGATGCAGAATGGGACAATGGTCAAGGGGGACTTGCCCAGCCGTAA
- a CDS encoding heavy metal-binding domain-containing protein encodes MLVVTTEGIAGYRIEKVLGHTFGVVVRSRGLGGNITASFRSLFGGEIKEYTEMIEDARKAAIDRMIQNAHAMGANAIIMMRFDSGEIGQTMSEIVAYGTAVIAEKE; translated from the coding sequence ATGTTAGTCGTGACAACAGAGGGGATTGCCGGATACCGTATTGAGAAAGTACTCGGGCACACATTTGGCGTCGTCGTACGCAGCCGGGGACTTGGCGGGAATATTACAGCTTCGTTCCGCAGCTTGTTCGGAGGCGAGATTAAGGAGTATACGGAAATGATCGAGGACGCCCGGAAGGCAGCGATTGACCGGATGATCCAGAATGCGCATGCGATGGGGGCGAACGCGATTATTATGATGCGCTTCGATTCCGGAGAGATCGGCCAGACCATGTCGGAGATCGTAGCGTACGGCACGGCGGTAATTGCAGAGAAGGAGTAG
- a CDS encoding LytS/YhcK type 5TM receptor domain-containing protein, producing MEFLIYFAQCSAIIVTYVYLLRWIYPFYERCSPKVRPILSGLIFTIIGVAIMQKPLDLSHGLHMDVRHVSIILSGAFGGPISVLITTLCIGLYRLSMGGELLTPLGSLVVTAFISVAAYRVKQWREESFDKYIWLFSFAIGLQITLWFYFFSPNESSRYYMDHFSVTFTLFHTIAIPLYYSLISREIKRFWAERSLVEYKEHLEELVDERTSELVTNNAQLAEAKKAAEDASRAKGEFLANMSHEIRTPINAVIGLSYLMQRTELAPIQKQYVE from the coding sequence ATGGAATTTCTCATTTATTTTGCACAGTGCAGCGCTATTATCGTTACTTATGTCTACCTGTTAAGATGGATCTACCCGTTCTATGAGCGGTGTTCTCCGAAGGTGAGGCCGATTCTCTCTGGACTCATCTTCACGATTATCGGTGTTGCCATTATGCAAAAGCCGCTCGATCTCTCGCACGGCCTTCATATGGATGTACGGCACGTCAGCATTATTCTATCTGGCGCGTTTGGCGGTCCGATCTCCGTTCTGATTACGACCCTTTGTATTGGACTTTATAGGTTGTCGATGGGTGGAGAGCTATTAACACCACTAGGTTCGCTCGTTGTGACGGCATTCATAAGTGTTGCAGCATACCGCGTGAAGCAATGGCGCGAGGAGTCGTTCGATAAATACATATGGCTGTTCAGCTTTGCAATCGGCCTGCAGATTACGTTATGGTTCTATTTCTTCTCGCCGAATGAATCGTCTCGCTACTACATGGATCATTTTTCCGTCACCTTCACGCTCTTTCATACGATTGCCATACCCCTCTATTACTCTTTAATTTCTCGGGAAATAAAAAGGTTCTGGGCAGAGCGTTCGCTGGTGGAATATAAGGAGCATCTCGAGGAGCTCGTTGACGAGCGGACAAGCGAGCTTGTCACCAATAACGCGCAGCTGGCAGAGGCTAAGAAGGCTGCCGAGGATGCAAGCCGTGCAAAGGGCGAGTTTCTTGCGAATATGAGCCACGAGATCCGGACACCGATCAATGCGGTCATTGGGTTAAGCTACTTGATGCAGCGAACGGAGCTTGCGCCCATACAGAAGCAGTATGTCGAGTAG